From the genome of Deinococcus sp. AJ005, one region includes:
- a CDS encoding glycosyltransferase family 4 protein translates to MQTLEQGQAAHAHVFEIIKGLKKRGWKVDLIQSSPGHNTSTSSSKTISKLAVVKKIIDSIMQQAVYFPKNSPDIYYVRFHFLTIVILMRAKIMKIPIIFEINGPFEDVFIAWPLAKKFRKFLIYIMEYQLKQSTYIIAVTPQLAIWASSIAHHQRVSVIPNGANTDIFRRTIETNYSDKYAVFFGTLASWQGIDTIIAATRLPAWPDDTKMVIIGDGELSSKVSDAAKDSNRLVYLNRQKYETLPDLISGAILSISVQNNTGDRAKTGLSPLKVYESLACATPIIVSDFPGMADFVRELDCGIVIEPDNANALAEAVKIMAENPELTNQMGARGLHGVLASHSWDARASRTEEVIVDVLKNSSKILAGSI, encoded by the coding sequence ATGCAGACTCTCGAACAAGGGCAGGCAGCTCATGCACACGTTTTTGAAATAATCAAAGGTTTAAAAAAAAGAGGATGGAAAGTCGATCTAATCCAGTCCTCTCCAGGTCATAACACTTCGACTTCCTCTTCAAAGACAATCAGCAAACTAGCCGTGGTCAAAAAAATTATTGACTCGATTATGCAGCAGGCCGTATACTTTCCAAAAAATTCACCAGATATATACTATGTAAGATTTCATTTCCTGACTATTGTAATTCTTATGAGAGCGAAGATAATGAAGATTCCAATTATATTCGAGATAAATGGTCCCTTTGAAGATGTCTTTATCGCTTGGCCTTTAGCTAAGAAATTCCGTAAATTTTTAATTTATATAATGGAATATCAGCTTAAACAATCCACTTATATTATTGCTGTTACCCCTCAGCTCGCTATATGGGCCTCTTCAATTGCACATCATCAGCGTGTATCGGTAATACCGAACGGTGCTAATACTGATATTTTTCGCAGAACAATTGAGACAAACTATTCTGATAAATACGCGGTATTCTTTGGTACTTTGGCCAGCTGGCAAGGGATTGATACTATAATCGCTGCTACCAGGCTACCTGCTTGGCCAGATGATACAAAAATGGTGATAATTGGTGACGGAGAACTCTCTAGCAAAGTTAGCGACGCAGCTAAAGATAGTAATAGGCTAGTCTATTTAAATAGGCAGAAATATGAAACTCTTCCTGATTTGATTTCAGGTGCAATACTGTCAATTAGTGTGCAAAATAATACTGGCGACAGAGCAAAAACTGGTCTATCGCCTCTAAAAGTTTATGAATCTCTTGCTTGCGCCACTCCGATAATCGTATCTGACTTTCCGGGTATGGCAGATTTTGTCAGGGAACTCGATTGTGGGATAGTTATAGAGCCGGATAATGCTAATGCTTTGGCAGAGGCAGTGAAGATAATGGCTGAAAATCCAGAGTTGACCAATCAAATGGGAGCCAGAGGTCTTCACGGTGTTCTAGCATCTCATTCTTGGGATGCTCGTGCTAGTAGAACAGAGGAGGTTATTGTAGATGTACTTAAAAACTCAAGTAAAATCCTCGCAGGCTCGATATAA
- a CDS encoding O-antigen ligase has translation MYLKTQVKSSQARYNKSSIGKEWSRYLLYMFLILYPITEGFSNDSFPIGNLFVVALLVFLWIIETLRDRRLFITHSSIVLFALSFWTIASFFWSTDQDKTISRIMSLIPIVLVYLIIIDLVRSVAALHRFLYSYCIGAIILALTAVFNIINGVRYEGLYNRFSAIGYDPNNFGIFIMSSVPLFDYLIQTSKPNSLWYSWAYYIFCLSLALSTGSRGAIICGAIVSLYMLFLRINILKNSKLIIKNMILMLMAIYSLYFLTQYFIPPEALERFSNQIVSSADDSRASIWQESYTLWNNHWLIGIGANTTSSNTVSDTQAHNTFISSFSELGLIGGTLWLIAWIAHIIYAIRIYKTRPNLSISLTIAIACVMIGALTLNWEARKPLYIVWAAAASSISIYRRREGYVFDDELAI, from the coding sequence ATGTACTTAAAAACTCAAGTAAAATCCTCGCAGGCTCGATATAATAAATCTTCTATTGGTAAAGAATGGTCAAGATATTTGCTATATATGTTTTTAATTTTATATCCGATTACAGAAGGTTTTTCAAATGATTCTTTTCCAATAGGAAATTTATTCGTAGTTGCTTTGCTTGTATTTCTATGGATAATTGAAACTTTGAGAGATAGAAGATTATTTATAACTCATTCTTCTATAGTTTTATTTGCACTATCCTTCTGGACCATAGCGTCGTTCTTTTGGTCTACCGATCAAGACAAAACTATATCTCGAATTATGTCTTTAATACCTATAGTATTAGTCTATCTGATCATCATTGATCTAGTCAGATCAGTTGCCGCATTGCATAGATTCTTATATTCATATTGCATCGGTGCCATCATTTTAGCTTTGACGGCAGTATTTAATATAATAAACGGAGTACGGTACGAGGGACTTTACAACAGGTTCAGTGCAATTGGCTATGATCCAAATAACTTTGGCATTTTCATAATGAGTTCTGTACCTTTGTTTGATTACTTAATTCAAACATCGAAGCCAAATAGCCTGTGGTATTCATGGGCCTACTACATATTTTGTTTATCTTTAGCATTGTCGACAGGCTCGAGAGGAGCAATTATCTGTGGTGCAATAGTATCATTATATATGCTGTTTCTCAGAATCAACATATTAAAGAATAGCAAATTAATAATTAAAAATATGATACTCATGTTAATGGCGATATATAGTTTATATTTTTTGACTCAATATTTCATCCCTCCCGAAGCGCTGGAGCGCTTCTCTAACCAGATAGTCTCAAGTGCGGATGATAGTCGCGCAAGTATATGGCAAGAATCCTACACACTCTGGAATAATCATTGGCTAATAGGGATAGGTGCGAATACAACTTCTTCTAATACTGTTTCAGATACTCAGGCACATAACACTTTTATTTCTTCATTTTCAGAATTAGGATTAATCGGAGGCACATTATGGTTGATCGCCTGGATTGCTCATATTATTTATGCCATTCGTATTTATAAAACTCGTCCAAATCTGTCCATATCTTTAACTATAGCCATTGCTTGTGTCATGATTGGAGCGCTGACACTAAATTGGGAAGCAAGAAAACCGCTATATATTGTATGGGCAGCAGCGGCGTCTTCAATATCTATTTATAGAAGGCGCGAAGGCTATGTATTTGATGATGAATTGGCAATTTAA
- a CDS encoding sugar transferase — protein sequence MKIIYIVTIPLSAKVFLQGQLSYFRNKNYDVHLATSPSASKAIEQIAHQEGINAHSIRMQREISLFKDAASLVRMLHLMKQLRPEIVNSGTPKAGLIGSVAAALLSIPVRVYTLHGLRLDTTNGPKRILLTWMERLACVCAHRVICVSPSLRDRAIELKLVSPVKALVLASGTCNGINAQRFLPEFTSTEQLLTLKNDLALPANAPVIGFVGRFVKDKGIAELLQAFGRLHEANPRTRLLLVGDYEQGDPVAADVRHTIETHPGIVRAGFVPDTAPYYQLMDVLALPTYREGFPTAPLEAAAAAKPVVATNATGAVDAVVDGVTGFTVPVGDTGALADALRRLLEDKALARQFGQAGQERVLRDFQSQRIWEALDELYQELLAEAQARKGQRLKRSVDVAASAAGLAVLSIPMLALGLIVRLKLGSPILFSQQRPGLRGQSFTMYKFRTMRDATDSNCQPLPDSERLTPLGRFLRASSLDELPGLFNVLRGDMSLVGPRPLLMEYLERYTPTQARRHEVRPGITGWAQVNGRNAISWEEKFKLDVWYVDNRSFALDMKILWMTVQKVFKREGISAVGEATMPRFEGRPSSET from the coding sequence ATGAAGATAATCTACATAGTTACTATACCACTAAGTGCTAAGGTATTCCTGCAAGGACAACTATCCTACTTTAGAAATAAAAATTATGATGTCCATCTCGCAACATCGCCTTCCGCAAGCAAAGCTATCGAACAGATTGCCCATCAAGAGGGCATAAATGCACATTCTATCCGTATGCAACGTGAGATATCTCTATTTAAAGATGCAGCATCGCTCGTAAGAATGTTACATCTAATGAAACAGTTGCGCCCAGAAATTGTCAACTCAGGAACACCCAAGGCAGGGTTGATTGGCAGCGTTGCAGCGGCCCTGTTAAGCATACCAGTTAGGGTATACACACTTCACGGCCTACGACTCGACACCACTAATGGACCCAAGCGCATCCTATTAACCTGGATGGAGCGCTTGGCCTGTGTTTGCGCCCATCGGGTAATTTGCGTTAGTCCCAGCCTAAGAGATCGAGCGATTGAACTCAAGCTGGTATCCCCAGTCAAGGCTTTAGTCCTAGCATCCGGCACCTGCAATGGCATCAATGCACAGCGTTTCCTCCCAGAATTCACATCCACAGAGCAGTTACTCACATTGAAAAATGATCTTGCGCTCCCTGCAAATGCACCTGTCATAGGTTTCGTCGGACGCTTTGTGAAAGACAAGGGTATTGCGGAACTGTTGCAGGCTTTCGGGCGGCTTCACGAGGCCAATCCCAGGACACGTCTGCTTCTGGTTGGTGATTATGAACAGGGCGACCCGGTGGCCGCCGATGTTCGTCACACCATCGAAACCCATCCAGGCATCGTGCGTGCTGGGTTCGTTCCCGATACTGCACCCTATTACCAACTCATGGATGTGCTGGCGCTGCCCACCTACCGCGAGGGATTTCCCACTGCCCCCTTGGAAGCCGCTGCCGCTGCAAAGCCTGTGGTCGCAACCAATGCGACAGGCGCGGTGGATGCCGTTGTGGATGGCGTGACTGGATTCACGGTTCCCGTGGGCGATACTGGGGCGCTGGCAGATGCCCTGCGGCGTCTGCTGGAAGACAAGGCGCTGGCAAGACAATTTGGACAGGCTGGACAGGAGCGCGTGCTGCGCGACTTTCAATCCCAGCGGATCTGGGAAGCTCTGGACGAGTTGTATCAAGAACTTCTGGCCGAAGCGCAGGCCCGAAAAGGTCAGCGGCTCAAGCGGTCTGTCGATGTAGCTGCTTCGGCAGCGGGGCTGGCCGTTTTATCCATTCCCATGCTGGCGCTTGGGCTAATCGTTCGCCTCAAGCTCGGTTCCCCCATCCTGTTCAGCCAGCAGCGCCCCGGCCTGCGCGGTCAGTCCTTCACCATGTACAAGTTCCGCACCATGCGCGACGCGACAGACAGCAACTGCCAGCCCCTGCCTGACAGCGAACGTCTGACCCCACTGGGCCGCTTTCTGCGTGCGTCCTCGCTAGATGAGTTGCCAGGACTGTTCAATGTGCTGCGCGGCGACATGAGCTTGGTGGGGCCGCGTCCTCTGCTGATGGAATACCTGGAACGCTACACGCCCACGCAGGCTAGGCGTCACGAGGTCAGGCCCGGCATTACCGGCTGGGCACAGGTCAACGGGCGCAACGCCATTTCCTGGGAAGAGAAATTTAAATTGGACGTGTGGTATGTGGACAACCGCAGTTTTGCACTGGACATGAAAATCCTGTGGATGACTGTACAGAAGGTTTTCAAGCGCGAGGGCATCAGTGCGGTGGGCGAGGCCACTATGCCCAGATTCGAGGGTCGCCCCAGCAGCGAAACATGA
- a CDS encoding acetyltransferase, protein MSGILVVGAGGHAKVVIATLHAAGMDVVGVLDDRAESWGRSVLGYPVLGGLERLESTLGRAVLAIGSNAARHNIVARFPNVVWVSVVHPAATVHGSVQIGLGTVIFAGAVIQPDTMLGSHVIVNTGATVDHDCVLMDYVHVAPGAHLAGAVHLEEGVFLGVGCAVVPSVTVGHWTTVGAGGVVVRNLPANTVAVGIPARPKEERIQT, encoded by the coding sequence ATGAGCGGCATTCTGGTGGTGGGTGCGGGCGGCCATGCCAAGGTGGTGATTGCCACCCTGCACGCGGCGGGAATGGACGTGGTCGGGGTGCTGGATGACCGCGCTGAGTCCTGGGGCAGATCGGTGCTGGGCTACCCGGTGCTGGGCGGTCTGGAACGCCTGGAAAGTACGCTAGGCCGCGCCGTCCTCGCCATCGGTAGCAACGCGGCGCGGCATAACATTGTTGCCCGGTTTCCGAATGTGGTGTGGGTCTCGGTTGTCCACCCGGCGGCCACCGTGCATGGCAGTGTGCAGATAGGGCTGGGAACTGTCATATTCGCGGGCGCGGTGATCCAGCCGGATACCATGCTGGGAAGTCACGTTATCGTCAACACGGGCGCGACGGTAGATCATGACTGCGTGTTGATGGACTACGTGCATGTGGCTCCCGGCGCGCATCTGGCGGGCGCGGTTCACCTAGAAGAAGGCGTATTTTTAGGCGTTGGCTGCGCGGTTGTGCCCAGTGTGACGGTAGGACACTGGACAACGGTAGGCGCTGGCGGCGTGGTGGTTCGGAATCTGCCTGCCAACACTGTGGCGGTGGGTATACCGGCCCGGCCAAAAGAGGAGAGAATACAGACATGA
- a CDS encoding DegT/DnrJ/EryC1/StrS aminotransferase family protein yields the protein MTHTAPKQLDRTLAPWPVFESDEIEAVTEVLRSGKVNYWTGTEGREFEKEYATVLGVPYAIALHNGTQALELALYALGVRAGDEVITTPRTFIASASAAVMRGAVPVMADIDRSSGNITAETIRAVLTPRTRAIIVVHLAGWPADMAPIMELAREHNLFVIEDCAQAHGAKYAGQHVGTIGHMGCFSFCQDKIMSTGGEGGLLVMHDEALWSKAWAFKDHGKSYDAVYNKEHPLGFRWLHESFGTNWRMLEVQAAIGRLQLQKLPGWTGQRQSNAAVLADRFANLPALRVPVVPEGSEHAQYKFYVYVQPGNLRAGWSRDRIMAEVVARGAPCYTGTCSEIYLEKAFTDVGLGPKERLPVAQELGETSLMFLVHPTLTEADMGAVADVVEEVVREATRADA from the coding sequence ATGACTCACACCGCCCCCAAGCAACTGGACCGTACCCTTGCCCCCTGGCCCGTCTTTGAATCTGATGAGATCGAGGCCGTGACCGAAGTGCTGCGCTCAGGCAAGGTCAACTACTGGACGGGCACCGAGGGCCGCGAGTTTGAGAAGGAATACGCCACCGTGCTGGGCGTGCCTTATGCCATCGCGCTGCACAACGGCACGCAGGCGCTGGAGTTGGCGCTGTACGCCCTAGGTGTGCGCGCGGGCGACGAGGTGATTACCACGCCGCGCACCTTTATCGCCTCGGCCAGCGCCGCCGTGATGCGTGGGGCCGTGCCCGTGATGGCCGACATTGACCGCAGCAGCGGCAACATCACCGCCGAGACCATCCGCGCCGTGCTGACCCCACGCACACGGGCGATCATCGTGGTGCATCTGGCCGGGTGGCCTGCGGACATGGCCCCGATCATGGAACTTGCCCGCGAACATAACCTGTTTGTCATCGAGGACTGCGCCCAGGCCCACGGCGCAAAGTACGCCGGGCAGCATGTGGGCACCATCGGGCACATGGGCTGCTTCTCGTTCTGCCAGGACAAGATCATGAGTACCGGTGGCGAGGGTGGTCTGCTGGTTATGCATGACGAAGCGCTGTGGAGCAAAGCCTGGGCCTTCAAGGATCACGGCAAGAGCTACGACGCCGTGTACAACAAGGAACACCCACTGGGCTTTCGCTGGCTCCACGAGTCCTTTGGTACCAACTGGCGCATGTTGGAAGTCCAGGCTGCGATTGGCCGCCTGCAATTGCAGAAGCTGCCGGGGTGGACTGGGCAGCGCCAGAGCAATGCGGCGGTGCTGGCCGACCGCTTTGCGAATTTGCCTGCTCTGCGCGTGCCCGTGGTGCCGGAAGGCTCGGAACATGCCCAGTACAAGTTTTATGTGTATGTGCAGCCGGGAAACCTGCGCGCGGGCTGGAGCCGTGACCGGATCATGGCTGAAGTGGTGGCGCGTGGCGCACCGTGCTACACCGGCACCTGCTCCGAGATCTATCTGGAAAAGGCGTTCACGGATGTTGGGCTGGGGCCAAAGGAACGGCTGCCTGTGGCCCAGGAGCTGGGCGAGACCTCGCTGATGTTCTTGGTGCATCCCACGCTGACTGAGGCCGATATGGGTGCGGTGGCGGATGTGGTGGAAGAGGTGGTGCGGGAAGCGACGCGCGCAGACGCCTGA